A stretch of Endozoicomonas sp. SCSIO W0465 DNA encodes these proteins:
- the trpB gene encoding tryptophan synthase subunit beta, giving the protein MMVDQEISESHVRFSEEHRYEQPDLMGNFGRYGGRFVAETLMGALEDLDRTWRELWRDKNFQEDFDRDLADFVGRPSPLYYAERWTQALGGAKIYLKREDLNHTGAHKINHAVGQALLARHMGKTRIIAETGAGQHGVASATVAARLGLECVVYMGAKDVKRQALNVYRMKLLGATVVPVETGSQTLKDAINEALRDWVARPEDTFYLLGTVCGPSPYPEMVRNLQSIIGREARRQILEKEGRLPDALVACVGGGSNAMGLFHEFILDKDVKLYGVEAAGHGVDTDKHAARMSSGRPGVLQGARTYLMTNEHGQIIESHSVSAGLDYPGIGPEHSYLKDIGRAQYPAATDEEALAAFRKLTRLEGIMPALESAHALAWVDKLAPTMDKDQIIICNLSGRGDKDIHTVAAIDGLEV; this is encoded by the coding sequence ATGATGGTCGATCAAGAAATTTCTGAATCCCACGTTCGTTTCTCTGAAGAACACAGGTACGAACAACCAGATCTAATGGGGAATTTTGGCCGTTACGGTGGACGTTTCGTGGCCGAAACCCTGATGGGTGCGCTGGAAGACCTTGATCGCACCTGGCGAGAGCTCTGGCGGGACAAGAATTTTCAGGAAGATTTTGACCGTGACCTGGCAGACTTTGTCGGTCGTCCTTCACCGCTCTATTATGCTGAGCGCTGGACTCAGGCGCTTGGTGGCGCAAAGATCTACCTGAAGCGCGAAGACCTGAATCATACCGGTGCCCATAAAATCAACCATGCGGTTGGTCAGGCGCTGCTGGCCAGACATATGGGCAAAACCCGGATTATTGCCGAAACCGGTGCGGGCCAGCACGGTGTTGCCTCGGCAACAGTGGCCGCTCGCCTTGGATTGGAATGTGTCGTCTATATGGGCGCCAAGGATGTTAAACGTCAGGCATTGAACGTCTATCGCATGAAGCTGCTGGGCGCCACCGTGGTTCCGGTAGAAACCGGTTCCCAGACGCTGAAAGACGCCATTAATGAAGCGCTCAGGGACTGGGTGGCGCGCCCTGAAGACACCTTCTACCTGCTGGGTACGGTTTGTGGTCCATCACCCTATCCGGAAATGGTGCGCAATCTGCAGAGTATTATTGGCCGGGAAGCCCGTCGGCAGATTCTGGAAAAGGAAGGGCGCCTGCCGGATGCACTGGTTGCCTGTGTGGGTGGTGGCTCTAATGCCATGGGGCTGTTCCATGAATTTATCCTGGATAAAGACGTCAAGCTGTACGGTGTTGAAGCGGCAGGGCACGGTGTTGATACCGATAAACATGCGGCCCGAATGAGTTCCGGTCGCCCGGGCGTGCTGCAGGGGGCCAGAACGTACCTGATGACCAATGAACATGGCCAGATTATCGAGAGTCACTCTGTTTCAGCCGGGTTGGACTACCCGGGGATTGGCCCAGAGCATAGCTACCTGAAAGATATCGGCCGTGCGCAATACCCGGCGGCAACGGATGAAGAGGCCCTGGCGGCGTTCCGTAAGCTGACCCGCCTTGAGGGTATTATGCCTGCGCTGGAAAGTGCCCATGCCCTGGCATGGGTTGATAAACTCGCGCCCACGATGGACAAAGACCAGATCATTATCTGTAACCTGTCAGGCCGTGGTGATAAGGATATTCATACGGTTGCCGCTATTGACGGCCTCGAAGTATAA
- the trpA gene encoding tryptophan synthase subunit alpha: protein MSLETNRIKTCFERLRGQERKALIPYILAGDPPGKTVDVMHQLVDNGADMIELGFPFSDPVADGPVIAQAHERAVSHGVTLYDVFAMVSEFRARDNVTPVVLMGYLNPVEIMGYDRFVELASQAGVDGVLMVDLPPEAAGDLLVMLHDCGMDMINLITPTTSDERITKICSVASGYLYYVSLKGVTGAATLNTTEVEERVNHIRRFANVPVCVGFGIRDGESAAAIGRVADGVIAGSVLVSELAQYGSEGQAAIDRVASRIAEIRSAMDDDRMNE from the coding sequence ATGAGTCTTGAAACGAACAGAATTAAAACCTGCTTTGAAAGGTTGCGGGGGCAAGAGCGTAAGGCACTGATACCTTACATTCTTGCGGGTGACCCTCCGGGAAAGACCGTCGACGTTATGCATCAGCTGGTTGACAATGGTGCGGATATGATTGAGCTAGGCTTTCCTTTCTCAGATCCGGTGGCTGATGGTCCGGTGATTGCCCAGGCCCATGAGCGGGCAGTATCACACGGTGTTACATTGTATGACGTTTTTGCAATGGTTTCTGAATTCCGGGCAAGGGATAATGTCACACCGGTTGTCCTGATGGGCTATCTCAATCCGGTAGAGATCATGGGGTATGACCGGTTTGTTGAGTTGGCCAGTCAGGCGGGTGTTGATGGTGTGTTAATGGTGGATCTGCCACCGGAGGCGGCAGGTGATCTCCTGGTTATGCTGCATGACTGTGGTATGGATATGATTAACCTGATTACGCCCACCACGTCCGATGAACGAATAACCAAAATCTGCAGCGTTGCCAGCGGTTATCTCTATTATGTATCCCTGAAAGGGGTAACCGGCGCAGCAACATTGAATACGACAGAAGTTGAAGAGCGGGTCAATCACATCCGGCGCTTTGCCAATGTGCCGGTGTGTGTTGGTTTTGGCATCCGTGATGGTGAGTCTGCTGCAGCGATTGGGCGGGTAGCAGATGGTGTTATTGCGGGCAGTGTTCTGGTATCTGAGCTGGCTCAGTATGGCAGTGAAGGGCAGGCCGCCATTGACCGTGTTGCCAGCAGAATTGCCGAAATACGCTCAGCTATGGACGATGACAGGATGAATGAATGA
- the accD gene encoding acetyl-CoA carboxylase, carboxyltransferase subunit beta → MSNWLVNKLIPSLSRSANAQKNSSVPEGLWRKCVKCEAVLYRPELDRNLGVCPKCQHHMRISARTRLDYFLDREGREELFADLEPNDRLKFRDTKKYRDRLTAAQKQTGEKDALVAMRGTVEDIPVAAVAFEFSFMGGSMGSVVGEKFALAAELCLKEKMPLICFSASGGARMQEALFSLMQMAKTSAALERMRQAGIPYISVMTDPVYGGVSASLAMLGDINMAEPGALIGFAGPRVIEQTVREKLPEGFQRSEFLLDHGAIDMIVSRSEMRSTIARLCRKMQGRPDADVEFVDPAAVA, encoded by the coding sequence ATGAGCAACTGGTTAGTCAATAAACTGATTCCATCGTTATCACGTTCTGCCAATGCGCAGAAAAACAGCAGTGTACCAGAAGGGCTTTGGCGCAAATGCGTGAAGTGTGAGGCCGTTCTCTATCGTCCAGAGTTGGACAGGAATCTGGGTGTCTGTCCCAAGTGCCAGCATCATATGAGAATCAGTGCCCGCACGCGGCTGGACTACTTTCTCGACCGGGAGGGAAGGGAAGAGCTGTTTGCTGACCTGGAGCCCAATGACCGTTTGAAGTTTCGTGATACTAAAAAGTACCGTGATCGACTCACAGCCGCGCAAAAACAGACCGGCGAAAAGGATGCCCTGGTGGCTATGCGTGGCACCGTCGAGGACATTCCGGTCGCTGCCGTTGCCTTTGAGTTTTCTTTTATGGGTGGTTCCATGGGCTCTGTGGTCGGAGAAAAGTTTGCCCTGGCTGCCGAGCTATGCCTGAAAGAGAAGATGCCGCTGATCTGTTTTTCTGCCAGTGGCGGTGCCCGGATGCAGGAAGCCCTGTTTTCTCTGATGCAGATGGCTAAAACCAGTGCAGCACTGGAAAGAATGCGTCAGGCAGGCATTCCCTACATCTCGGTGATGACTGATCCGGTATACGGTGGTGTCTCTGCCAGTCTTGCCATGTTGGGTGATATCAACATGGCTGAGCCCGGAGCCCTGATTGGTTTTGCCGGCCCCAGGGTTATTGAGCAGACGGTAAGGGAAAAACTGCCGGAAGGTTTTCAGCGCAGTGAATTTCTGCTGGATCACGGGGCAATTGATATGATTGTTTCACGATCTGAGATGCGTTCCACCATCGCCAGGCTTTGCCGGAAAATGCAGGGCAGGCCGGATGCTGATGTGGAATTTGTAGATCCTGCCGCAGTTGCCTAG
- the folC gene encoding bifunctional tetrahydrofolate synthase/dihydrofolate synthase has product MYTSGDVTLSSFAQKEKSLSQWLTWMEETRPENEIDFGLDRIRLVGEKLDLLKPAPFVITVGGTNGKGSTLAVLEAVLLAAGYKVGLFTSPHFLKFNERIRINGQQVSDEWLCDAFEKIDDGRKTTWLTYFEFATLAAIDCFKRAEVDVALIEVGLGGRLDATNVVDPDVSVITTVALDHQEYLGYSIEAIAKEKSGIFRAGKPAIFGDQPVPHAITEMAERLGSSLYCRGEAFTLKRSGNTWHWSGGENRKLENLPVPNVVIDNAATALQALQFLPEPIAIEAIQQGLSQVSVTGRFQKLMMENESGESIDVVLDVAHNPQAAEMLKQRLEEFPVEGKTRVVIAMCKDKDYMAVVDCISSNIDEWYVAQFESPRALPEQELAQKLLARGYPVNHYQNVAEALHHALANSTSGDRVLVTGSFMTVSVALAKSHAP; this is encoded by the coding sequence ATGTATACGTCTGGAGATGTGACGTTGTCCTCTTTTGCACAGAAAGAAAAAAGCCTTTCACAGTGGTTAACCTGGATGGAAGAGACGCGTCCAGAAAATGAGATCGACTTTGGGTTGGACCGGATTCGCCTGGTGGGTGAAAAGCTGGATTTGCTCAAGCCTGCGCCGTTCGTTATTACCGTTGGGGGCACCAATGGCAAAGGTTCAACGCTGGCCGTTCTTGAAGCAGTGCTGCTGGCTGCCGGATATAAGGTAGGGCTATTTACCTCACCGCATTTTCTCAAGTTTAACGAAAGAATTCGCATCAATGGCCAACAGGTGAGTGATGAGTGGCTATGTGATGCCTTTGAGAAGATAGATGATGGCCGTAAAACGACATGGTTAACCTACTTTGAATTTGCCACCCTTGCTGCCATTGATTGCTTTAAAAGGGCTGAGGTGGATGTTGCGTTGATAGAGGTGGGTCTGGGTGGGCGACTGGATGCTACCAATGTGGTTGACCCGGATGTATCAGTAATTACGACGGTGGCGCTGGACCACCAGGAATACCTTGGCTACAGCATTGAAGCCATTGCCAAAGAGAAGTCAGGCATATTCCGTGCCGGTAAACCGGCAATATTTGGCGATCAGCCAGTGCCGCATGCCATCACTGAAATGGCTGAGCGTCTTGGCAGTTCCCTGTATTGCAGGGGAGAGGCGTTTACCCTGAAAAGGTCGGGTAATACATGGCATTGGTCCGGTGGTGAAAACCGGAAGCTGGAAAACCTGCCGGTTCCCAATGTGGTGATTGATAATGCAGCGACCGCATTGCAGGCGCTGCAATTTTTGCCTGAACCTATTGCCATTGAGGCTATTCAACAAGGCTTATCACAGGTATCGGTTACCGGGCGATTCCAGAAGTTGATGATGGAAAATGAGTCTGGTGAGTCGATTGATGTTGTGCTTGATGTTGCGCACAATCCCCAGGCAGCAGAAATGCTAAAACAACGACTTGAAGAGTTTCCGGTTGAAGGGAAGACTCGGGTGGTTATTGCCATGTGCAAGGACAAGGATTACATGGCAGTTGTCGATTGCATAAGCAGCAATATTGATGAGTGGTATGTTGCCCAGTTTGAGTCTCCAAGGGCACTGCCTGAACAGGAGCTGGCACAGAAGCTTCTCGCCCGGGGGTATCCAGTTAATCACTATCAGAATGTTGCTGAAGCATTGCATCATGCCCTGGCAAACTCAACTTCTGGAGACAGGGTGCTGGTTACGGGGTCGTTTATGACGGTATCTGTTGCCTTGGCCAAGAGCCATGCACCGTGA